The Zingiber officinale cultivar Zhangliang chromosome 9A, Zo_v1.1, whole genome shotgun sequence genome window below encodes:
- the LOC122020650 gene encoding RING-H2 finger protein ATL64-like, translating into MVDFAMNPTSTADVPQQHMAGVARLSLSTTSGFLVAGVIVVFLVFLFLLFCYLRSNRYWGAIPVSGAAHAHFAPTPGLPRGDHGLDAAASLPPPLVLRPGSFKEGLECPVCLSELAVCEAVRLLPMCGHAFHLHCIDTWFCAHSTCPLCRTPAALEASEIGKSRSQLLTSAESISNTTASSHLCARIGDSNSQEGIFRASSSVLPVEVAPEESLPASRLTVTEESAPAPKATLRPLRWLLVRGNRTGGASGSPSGRDVEQGRDLAPTRTTDELMSLG; encoded by the coding sequence ATGGTCGATTTTGCCATGAATCCCACGTCCACGGCAGATGTCCCGCAGCAGCACATGGCCGGCGTCGCTCGGCTCTCCCTCTCGACTACCAGCGGCTTCCTGGTCGCCGGCGTCATCGTCGTCTTCCttgtctttctcttcctccttttctgcTACCTCCGTTCCAACCGCTACTGGGGCGCCATCCCGGTCTCCGGCGCCGCCCACGCCCACTTTGCCCCAACCCCTGGCCTGCCCCGCGGCGACCATGGCCTTGATGCGGCCGCCTCCCTCCCTCCGCCCCTCGTGCTCCGCCCGGGGAGCTTCAAGGAGGGCCTCGAGTGCCCCGTCTGCCTCTCCGAGCTCGCCGTCTGTGAGGCGGTGCGGCTGCTGCCCATGTGTGGCCACGCCTTTCATCTCCACTGCATCGACACGTGGTTCTGCGCCCACTCCACCTGCCCCCTCTGCCGCACGCCGGCAGCGCTCGAGGCGTCAGAAATCGGCAAGTCCAGATCTCAATTGCTTACCTCGGCCGAATCGATTTCAAATACCACCGCAAGTTCCCACCTTTGTGCGAGAATCGGCGACTCGAATTCACAAGAAGGAATTTTCAGGGCTTCTTCGAGCGTATTGCCCGTCGAGGTGGCACCAGAGGAGTCATTGCCGGCGAGTAGGCTAACAGTAACAGAGGAGTCAGCGCCGGCGCCAAAGGCAACATTGAGGCCGTTGCGGTGGCTTCTCGTTCGCGGGAACAGGACCGGCGGCGCTTCGGGGAGTCCGAGTGGGCGCGACGTCGAGCAAGGACGTGACCTTGCCCCGACACGTACCACCGACGAGCTCATGAGTCTAGGCTAG